Proteins encoded within one genomic window of Pygocentrus nattereri isolate fPygNat1 chromosome 11, fPygNat1.pri, whole genome shotgun sequence:
- the sema7a gene encoding semaphorin-7A, which yields MRLIWQYFLLLSAFLLSVLCSREVPRLTLRQGTSDHRLPYQRNFNHSVFFLHEETQTLFIGGLNCVLQVNLNDSHVLENITLIADRDQSCDKCSCEYAVTVIEEFQDSILVCGTNGEHPKCWKLHPRDSNHSSEIEEYMDGTGISPHTSSQNSVSLAVDGDLYAAAPLYREGTSLQFRRKVGSQTSVWMYDSWIMEPTFISAFLARRPEDPMHEKIYVLFREKNSDSSPEADPWISRVARVCKVDKGGSKSFFQNIWTSFLKARLVCGIPGESLYFNRLQDVFVLHSKDWRDSQVYALFSSSWNSTAVCKYSLFELDAIFENSTFKDYEEEIPSPRPGTCVKDSRSLPTATINVIKNHPEMTDWVRPIQKDSPFYISNNNYTRIVVDRVQAADEKMYNVLLLATDSGMIHKILEDGSKAFIISETRLCSSSASVQTMKLNSEKRKLFVGYPGQMSVLDLQKCQDYNASCQDCVLARDPYCAWTENGCTSQTKGGTQNIATGETHICHNNAGPNKVMRIKRDVSSSSPVPLKIEHTVPMGFPYYLSCPIESHHATYYWMHGNHYSPCQQTLSDCLYLIPAVSEADYGEYTCESRERDYTKKVKKYNLRDPELHTRSSALKITAQKESVLTVSSAVLFIVHNLI from the exons ATGCGATTGATTTGGCAgtattttctccttctctccgcGTTTCTTCTGTCTGTGCTGTGTTCGAGGGAGGTTCCGAGACTAACCCTGCGGCAAG GTACTTCAGACCACCGGCTTCCCTACCAAAGAAATTTTAACCACTCCGTCTTCTTCCTTCATGAAGAAACCCAGACCCTGTTCATTGGAGGATTAAATTGTGTATTACAAGTCAATTTAAACGACAGCCATGTTTTGGAG aACATCACTCTGATAGCTGACAGAGATCAAAGTTGTGATAAG TGTTCTTGTGAATATGCAGTCACTGTAATTGAGGAATTCCAGGACAGCATTTTGGTTTGTGGTACAAATGGAGAGCATCCAAAGTGTTGGAAGCTG CACCCCAGGGATAGCAATCACTCCAGTGAGATAGAGGAATATATGGATGGCACCGGCATCTCTCCTCACACATCTTCACAGAACTCTGTATCTCTTGCAGTAG ATGGAGACCTTTATGCTGCAGCTCCCCTGTACAGGGAGGGAACCTCGCTACAGTTTCGCAGAAAAGTTGGCAGTCAAACCAGTGTGTGGATGTATGACTCTTGGATTATGG AACCAACCTTTATTTCTGCATTCTTGGCCAGGAGACCTGAGGATCCAATGCATGAGAAGATTTATGTCCTCTTTCGAGAGAAAAACTCAGACAGCAGCCCAGAGGCTGACCCTTGGATCTCGAGAGTGGCCAGAGTATGCAAG GTCGATAAGGGAGGATCCAAGAGCTTCTTCCAGAATATATGGACATCCTTCCTGAAGGCACGTCTTGTGTGTGGGATTCCTGGCGAGTCTCTGTACTTTAACCGTCTGCAAGATGTCTTTGTACTGCATTCGAAAGATTGGAGAGACTCACAGGTCTATGCACTCTTCTCAAGCAGCTG GAACTCCACAGCTGTTTGCAAATACTCCTTATTTGAGCTTGATGCCATTTTTGAGAATTCTACCTTTAAAGACTACGAAGAAGAGATTCCCAGTCCAAGGCCAGGAACT tgtgtgaagGACAGTAGGTCTCTGCCCACGGCTACTATCAACGTCATTAAAAATCATCCAGAGATGACTGACTGGGTTCGTCCCATACAGAAAGACTCTCCTTTTTACATCAGCAACAACAATTACACCAGAATAGTAGTGGACAGAGTGCAGGCTGCAGATGAAAAAATGTACAATGTGCTGCTGCTTGCCACAG ACTCTGGTATGATTCATAAGATTTTGGAGGATGGCTCCAAAGCATTCATCATTTCTGAAACACGCCTATGCAGCAGCTCCGCTTCAGTGCAGACTATGAAGCTTAACTCTGAAAAG AGAAAGCTGTTTGTTGGATACCCTGGGCAGATGTCTGTATTAGATCTGCAGAAGTGCCAAGACTACAATGCCTCCTGTCAGGACTGTGTTCTAGCACGTGACCCATACTGCGCATGGACTGAAAATGGCTGCACATCACAAACCAA AGGGGGGACTCAGAATATTGCCACTGGTGAAACACACATATGCCATAACAATGCAG GGCCAAATAAAGTCATGAGAATCAAGCGAGATGTATCGTCTTCATCACCTGTTCCTCTAAAAATAGAACACACTGTTCCCATGGGCTTCCCGTACTATCTTTCCTGCCCCATCGAGTCCCACCATGCTACCTACTACTGGATGCATGGAAATCATTACAGCCCTTGCCAGCAGACACTATCTGACTGCCTCTATCTTATACCAGCTGTCAGTGAAGCAGATTATGGAGAATACACTTGTGAGTCCAGAGAGCGTGACTACAccaaaaaggttaaaaaatacAATCTGCGGGATCCTGAGTTGCACACTAGAAGCAGTGCCttgaaaataacagcacagaagGAATCGGTATTGACTGTATCGTCTGCAGTTCTGTTTATAGTGCATAATCTAATCTAG
- the commd4 gene encoding COMM domain-containing protein 4: MRFRFCGDLDCPDWVLAEISTLARISSVKMKLLCGQVIKDLLDDGIDYDKVAKLTSDAKFESGDIKASVAVLNFILSSAAKHDVDGESLSSELQQLGLPKEHTTGLCKSYEDKHAALQEKLKESSLRLGRLEAVNWRVDYTLSSSELKEVNEPTVQLKLQAQHPESGSTETTVVSVSADKFRVLLTELKQAQAIMNALQ; the protein is encoded by the exons ATG CGGTTCCGATTTTGTGGAGATTTGGACTGTCCGGACTGGGTTTTAGCTGAAATCAGCACATTAGCACGAATA TCAAGCGTCAAGATGAAATTACTGTGTGGTCAGGTTATAAAAGACCTCCTCGACGACGGCATTGAT TATGACAAAGTCGCAAAGCTAACCTCTGATGCAAAATTTG AGAGTGGAGATATTAAGGCCAGTGTTGCAGTGCTGAACTTTATTCTCTCCAGTGCTGCAAAGCATGACGTTGATGGTGAATCCCTGTCAAGTGAACTTCAGCAGCTAGGCTTGCCTAAAG AGCACACCACTGGGCTGTGTAAATCCTATGAGGACAAACATGCAGCCCTGCAGGAGAAACTGAAGGAGAGCAGTCTGCGTT TGGGTCGTCTGGAGGCAGTGAACTGGAGGGTGGACTACACTCTGAGCTCCAGTGAACTGAAAGAAGTGAACGAGCCCACAGTCCAGCTGAAACTCCAGGCTCAACACCCAGAATCTGGCTCCACAGAGACCACCGTAGTGTCTGTCAGTGCAGATAAGTTTAGAGTGTTATTAACAG AACTCAAACAAGCTCAAGCTATTATGAATGCACTGCAGTGA
- the neil1 gene encoding endonuclease 8-like 1 yields MDDGRYCIKTEDKPELGSLQETSVTMIAMPEGPELHLASLFVNRVCAGVVFTGHVEKSDVSKGPQVPFSSDAYRISATSRGKEVRLTLTPIKSDMKSKIIAEDDQSPMDVVFRFGMSGYFRFTAVDELPKHAHVRFYTSEDPQRVLSFVDTRRFGSWQPNGTWQRDRGPCVMFEYESFRENVISNLSDKAFDRPICEALLNQKYFNGIGNYLRAEILYRANIPPFVKARSVLEGLSAKDENTKEVKEAAAEKCDAAGKRKVKTVCSDILLLCHSVPLEVIGLGGKGYDPGDADFTEFESWLQCYYVDGMKSISDHNGRSIWFKGDPGPMAPKGSKSLKTKRRIKKSEHDYTDTKKAVKKKRTGSISNEKPVKKDPGTVKKVKGVPRKLSGTRRQNASKNRLHTEEAGPQTSKAKSTRRPSGQESNSKPKRTTRSQKKSSTYT; encoded by the exons ATGGATGATGGGAGATATTGCATTAAAACAGAAGACAAACCTGAACTTGGCTCACTACAAGAGACTTCAGTAACTATGAT CGCAATGCCCGAGGGTCCGGAGCTCCACCTGGCCAGCCTGTTTGTGAACAGAGTGTGCGCAGGTGTGGTTTTCACCGGACATGTGGAAAAGTCAGACGTCAGCAAAGGACCTCAAGTGCCATTTTCCAGCGATGCCTACCGCATCAGTGCTACCTCCAGAGGGAAGGAAGTCCGCCTCACACTCACTCCCATCAAAAGTGACATGAAAAGCAAAATCATAGCGGAGGACGACCAGTCACCAATGGATGTGGTTTTCCGTTTCGGAATGTCTGGCTATTTCCGTTTCACAGCAGTGGACGAGCTTCCAAAACATGCACATGTTCGATTCTACACCAGTGAGGACCCCCAAAGGGTGCTCAGCTTTGTAGACACTCGCAGATTTGGCAGCTGGCAACCCAATGGGACCTGGCAGCGAGATAGAGGGCCATGTGTCATGTTCGAGTACGAGAGCTTTAG GGAGAATGTTATCTCCAACCTATCGGACAAGGCATTCGACAGGCCCATTTGTGAGGCTTTGTTGAATCAGAAGTATTTCAATGGGATTGGTAATTACTTGCGGGCAGAGATTCTATACAG AGCAAACATCCCTCCCTTTGTGAAGGCAAGGTCTGTGCTAGAGGGACTCTCCGCAAAAGATGAAAACACAAAGGAAGTTAAAGAGGCAGCTGCAGAG aAATGTGATGCAGCTGGAAAGAGGAAGGTGAAAACTGTGTGTTCGGACATTCTTTTGCTTTGCCACAGTGTGCCTCTGGAGGTGATTGGCCTTG gtgGAAAAGGGTATGATCCAGGGGATGCTGATTTCACAGAATTTGAAAGCTGGTTGCAATGTTATTATGTAGATGGAATGAAATCAATCAGTGACCACAATGGAAGAAGTATATGGTTTAAG GGTGACCCTGGTCCGATGGCACCTAAAG GTTCCAAATCTCTCAAGACAAAGAGGAGAATAAAGAAAAGTGAACATGACTATACAGATACAAAGAAG GCTGTCAAAAAGAAGCGAACTGGgagcatttcaaatgaaaagccTGTAAAGAAAGATCCAGGCACTGTAAAGAAGGTAAAGGGTGTGCCTAGGAAACTGAGTGGCACTAGGAGACAGAATGCAAGTAAGAACAGACTTCATACAGAAGAAGCTG GGCCTCAGACTAGCAAGGCTAAGAGCACAAGAAGACCAAGTGGACAAGAAAGCAACAGTAAACCTAAGAGGACCACTAGATCTCAGAAAAAGAGCAGTACATACACTTAG
- the man2c1 gene encoding alpha-mannosidase 2C1: MYHLPVLKNRRTLVERAEKFISDVYFTDCNLRGRLYGDTCPLESISVFQTAKRIPYSEAVQQTFQPCKAGDSFGPTWWTCWFKIVLKIPEAWKGKEVHLRWESDGEGLVWRDQEPVQGLTKEGEKTSYILTDCLREHEPHSITLYVELACNGLFGAGQGSMIAAPDPNKKYALQKAELVVFNRDVQELLTDFEMLLDIVKVLGEGEQRGYQALFTVNEMVNLCDPANPSSYSSAQDLAQKFFSQRNGQSQHVVHAMGHCHIDSAWLWPYEETIRKCARSWVTAVRLMEKNPEFIFTCSQAQQFQWVKNWYPGLFSQIQHFVQKGQFVPVGGTWVEMDGNLPSGESMIRQFLEGQNFFKTEFGQYCKEFWLPDTFGYSAQFPQIMRGCGISRFLTQKLSWNLVNTFPHSTFFWEGIDGSLVLTHFPPGNSYEMKGKVEDLINTVKNNKDKGRANHSAVLFGFGDGGGGPTQLMLDRLQRVQDSDGLPRVLMSSPDQLFSELQASSSLLCTWSGELFLELHNGTYTTQAKIKLGNRQCEALLHDVEVASCLALCQAAGFSYPTKELQRLWRLLLLNQFHDVIPGSCIEMVVEDAQEYYKEIQQTGSGLLRTACNALRSNPLFGVGSSTAVFNTLPWERNEVISLAENGAQTKLALVKAPSVGVAPVTEIAEPVSTVSVTVQADGSVLLENGLLRAVLDKMGRLVSLLLLQTNREAISDGCFGNQFVLFDDVPLYWDAWDVMDYHLQTRKPVVDVTHPAEVMSSGGLRGSVMFSLRIREKSSITQEVILDANCPYVKFKTQVDWVEAHRFLKVEFPVQVRSPNATYEIQFGNLQRPTHRNTSWDWARFEVWGHKWADLSEHGFGVALLNDCKYGYSVYQNVMTLSLLRAPKAPDANADMGHHEFTYAVMPHAGSFQDASVIQHAYNLNFPLHLIPDVSIAQRWSAFTLNSSAVILETVKHAEGRKNALVVRLYESHGSSVAAVLSTSLPVQEAWHCDLLEQPDPTHPATLSGHDISLSFKPFQIVSLLLQLH; encoded by the exons ATGTACCACCTGCCGGTGCTGAAGAACAGGCGGACTCTTGTCGAACGTGCAGAAAAGTTCATCTCTGATGTGTATTTCACCGACTGCAATCTGAGAGGAag ACTCTATGGAGACACTTGTCCTCTTGAGTCCATCTCAGTGTTCCAGACTGCAAAGCGTATCCCCTACTCGGAAGCAGTCCAGCAAACCTTTCAGCCATGCAAAGCTGGTGATTCATTCGGCCCCAC ATGGTGGACTTGCTGGTTCAAAATTGTCCTGAAGATACCAGAGGCCTGGAAAGGGAAGGAAGTTCATCTGAGATGGGAGAGCGATGGAGAGGGGCTGGTTTGGCGAGACCAGGAACCAGTTCAG GGTTTGACCAAAGAGGGTGAAAAGACTAGTTACATTCTGACTGACTGCTTAAGAGAGCATGAACCTCACAG CATCACACTGTATGTGGAGTTAGCATGTAATGGACTGTTTGGGGCCGGACAGGGCTCTATGATAGCAGCTCCTGACCCAAACAAGAAGTATGCTCTTCAGAAGGCAGAGCTCGTTGTTTTTAATCGAGACGTGCAGGAGCTGCTCACTGACTTTGAGATGCTCTTGGACATTGTTAAG GTACTGGGTGAGGGAGAGCAGCGTGGCTATCAAGCTTTATTCACCGTGAATGAAATGGTGAACTTGTGTGACCCAGCCAATCCTAGCTCTTACTCCTCAGCCCAGGACCTGGCCCAGAAGTTCTTCAGCCAGAGGAATGGGCAAAGCCAACATGTTGTCCATGCCATGGGCCACTGCCACATTGACTCAG CCTGGCTATGGCCGTATGAGGAGACCATCAGAAAATGTGCCCGCAGCTGGGTCACAGCAGTTCGCTTGATGGAGAAAAACCCAGAGTTTATATTTACCTGCTCACAG GCGCAGCAATTTCAGTGGGTGAAGAACTGGTATCCAGGCCTGTTCTCTCAGATCCAGCACTTTGTGCAGAAAGGCCAGTTTGTTCCAGTTGGAGGAACATGGGTGGAGATG GATGGAAACTTGCCTTCTGGAGAGTCTATGATCAGACAGTTTCTAGAGGGTCAGAACTTCTTTAAGACAGAGTTTGGACAATACTGCAAAGAG TTCTGGTTACCAGACACCTTTGGTTACTCAGCTCAGTTTCCTCAGATTATGCGAGGCTGTGGAATTTCCCGCTTTCTCACTCAAAAGTTAAGCTGGAACCTTGTCAACACATTTCCA CACAGCACTTTCTTTTGGGAGGGCATTGATGGCTCTCTGGTGCTTACTCACTTTCCTCCTGGGAATTCCTATGAGATGAAAGGCAAAGTTGAGGAT TTAATCAACACTGTCAAGAACAACAAGGACAAAGGGCGTGCAAATCACAGTGCAGTGCTTTTCGGTTTTGgggatggtggtggtggtcccACCCAGCTCATGCTGGACCGCTTGCAACGTGTGCAGGATTCGGATGGTCTCCCCAG gGTCCTTATGTCCAGCCCTGATCAGCTGTTCTCTGAACTTCAGGCTAGCTCAAGCCTACTGTGTACGTGGTCTGGTGAGCTATTCCTCGAGCTGCACAATGGCACTTACACCACACAAGCAAAG ATAAAGCTGGGGAATCGTCAGTGTGAGGCCCTGCTACATGATGTTGAGGTGGCCAGCTGCCTGGCTCTGTGTCAAGCTGCAGGTTTTTCATACCCAACTAAAGAGCTCCAGAGATTATGGAG GCTTCTTCTGCTCAACCAGTTCCATGATGTAATTCCTGGCAGTTGCATTGAGATGGTGGTAGAAGATGCACAAGAATATTATAAGG AGATTCAACAGACTGGCTCAGGACTCCTGCGTACTGCTTGTAATGCTCTGAGGTCCAATCCCCTTTTTGGAGTGGGCTCCAGTACAGCAGTTTTCAACACACTCCCCTGGGAACGCAATGAAGTCATATCACTGGCAGAAAATGGTGCTCAGACAAAACTAG CCTTGGTGAAAGCCCCCAGTGTGGGTGTAGCCCCAGTCACAGAGATCGCTGAGCCTGTGTCTACAGTGTCTGTAACAGTGCAG GCTGATGGTTCTGTCCTATTGGAAAATGGCCTTTTGCGGGCTGTCTTGGACAAAATGGGTCGTTTGGTGTCTCTGCTTCTACTACAGACAAACAG GGAGGCCATATCTGATGGTTGCTTTGGAAACCAGTTTGTGTTATTTGATGATGTTCCTTTGTACTGGGATGCATGGGATGTGATGGATTACCATCTTCAGACCAG GAAGCCAGTTGTGGATGTGACACACCCTGCTGAAGTGATGAGCTCTGGTGGCCTGCGAGGTAGTGTTATGTTTTCCTTGCGTATCAGAGAAAAGAGCAGTATCACACAGGAGGTCATACTGGATGCCAACTGCCCCTACGTCAAGTTCAAAACACAA GTGGACTGGGTAGAGGCCCATCGTTTCCTAAAGGTGGAGTTTCCTGTACAAGTGCGAAGTCCCAATGCCACCTATGAGATTCAGTTTGGTAACCTGCAAAGACCTACACACAGAAATACCTCCTGGGACTGGGCTCGGTTTGAG GTCTGGGGCCATAAATGGGCAGATCTCTCAGAGCATGGTTTTGGTGTGGCTCttttaaatgactgtaaatatggCTATTCTGTTTATCAGAATGTCATGACTTTATCCTT ACTGAGAGCCCCGAAAGCACCTGATGCCAATGCAGATATGGGGCATCATGAGTTCACATATGCAGTGATGCCACATGCAG GCTCTTTTCAAGATGCATCAGTCATCCAGCATGCCTACAATCTCAACTTCCCACTGCATTTGATTCCTGATGTCAGCATCGCCCAACGTTGGAGTGCGTTCACTTTGAATTCATCAGCTGTCATATTGGAAACTGTGAAACAT GCTGAAGGAAGAAAGAATGCCCTTGTTGTTCGCCTGTACGAGTCTCATGGGAGCAGTGTTGCTGCGGTGCTGTCTACCTCCCTTCCAGTGCAAGAGGCTTGGCA TTGTGACCTGTTGGAGCAGCCTGATCCTACTCACCCTGCTACACTCAGCGGTCATGACATCTCCCTCAGTTTTAAACCATTTCAGATCGTCTCGCTTCTTTTACAGTTGCACTAA